TCATTAGGAAGATTGTATCACGTTGCACCAGGCTACAGCGAATGTTATTATTTGATAACACTTCTTAACTTTGTCCAGGGTCGACATCATATGAAGATATCAGAATTGTTGATGGAGTTATTCATCCTACATTTTAGGATGCTTGCTATTCCATGGGCCTGCTTGATGACGAAAAGGAATACATTGATGGAATCGCCGAAGTAAGTTTTTGGGGATCGACAATCTATTTGAGGAACTTATTTGGAATGTTGTTGATGTTGGGTGGTGTATCAAGGCTAGAATATGTGTGGGATAACACATGAAAGTTATTGTTTGAAGATGTGTTAAATCAACAGGGAAGTTATTACAAATGCCAGGTAATAAATATATTCAACgtctttttataaatataatttatttaaaatttaaaattgtagattatatatcaaatttatACACTTACATGACAGATTTAAACCTCACGAATCATCAATTAAAGGGTTATTCCTTAAGTGATATTGAGGatattctcaaaaagatgggaAGCTCTTTGATGAATATATGTCCTGAGATGTGTCAAAGTGATAATTGCGTTAAAGATGGTCAGAATAAGCTAATCTTAGAGGAGCTTTATTATAACAAGGATTCCTTGAAAGCTAAATTGCATGAGTTACTtccaatgatgattgaagagcAGACCTTGATATTTGATGAAATTACCAAATCCATTGAAAGCGGTAAAGGAGGTGCATTTTTTCTATATGGACAGAGTGGAACTAGAAAGGCATTTATGTGGAGGATATTATGTGCATGTTTACGATCAAAAGGTGAAATTGTACTTCCTGTTGCATCAAGTGGCATAGCATATTTGTTATTACCAAAGGGGAGGAGTGCACATTTAAGATTTGAAATACCTAACAGTTAGTTGGCAGGCCTACAAAAATGAACCAAGCTTATAATTTGGGATGAAGCTCCAATGACTCACAAGCATTGTTTTGAAGCCATAGACAGGAGTTTGCGCGATGCCATTCGTTGTCCCAACAGTAAACCCTCTGAGTAAAAATTAGAGGCAAGTTTATTGTGTTTGGTGGTGATTTTAGGCAAGTCTTGTTGGTTATCCTAAACGGTACAAGACATAATATTATCTTTGCGGCACTTAACTTTTCAAAGGTTTGGAACGACTGCAAGGTATTACGCCTTACGAAGAACATGAGATTCTGACCAGGATTGGCCAATGTTGATGAGCTACGAGATTTTACAGAATGGATTCTCAAAGTTAGGGACGGAAAGCTTAGAGGACCCAACGATGGATAGGCTACTATAGACATACCTGAAGATTTATTGATAAACGACGCATTTGATCCAATGGATGCAATTGTCGATTCAACTTATCTTGGAATTCGTGAGGGCTCAATTGACAGTTCGTAATTTTATGATATTAGCACCAACAAATGAAATTGTTGATAAAGTCAACGAACATGTATTATCACTTTTTCTAGGAGAAGAGAGGTTGTACTTGAGTTCAGATTCAATTACAAAATCAGATAGTAACTATGATACCAACGACGATGCATTTTCAATTGAGTTTCTTAACTCAATGTGCATCTAGAGTTCCTAACCATAAGTTATTGTTAAAAGTTGGTGCTCCAATAATGATGCTAAGAAACATGAAGCATTTAATTGGCTTATGCAATGGTACATGGTTATTGGTTGATCAGTTAGGTGATCGAGTTATAAAAGCAATTGTTATATTTGAATCTAACATTGGTGATAAGGTTTTCATTCCAAGGATTACACTCACACCTTCTGATAGCTTTAAAAATCCCAGTTGCTCTCCAAAGAAGGcaatttcctttttctttatgtTTTGGCACGACGATTAATAAGAGCCAAGGACAGTCATATCACATATTGGTTTGTTTTTACCAAAGCCCGTCTTTAGTCATGGACAATTATATGTCGCAATTTATAAAGTGAATAGCAGAAAAGgacataaaattataatatctaATAAGAATGATAAAATAAGTTCTAGCACTAATAATGTGTATACAAAGAGGTATTTCAAAGCCTCTAATAGTTAATTTAACATTatattttgagttattttatatgTTGAGTTATTTTATACacattatttaagttttttttcttatagattTTACATAAACTATATATGTATGATTTGCATAATTTTTCACATCTAATTTTCTTGTATGTAATTGATATAATACAATTATAATAGTAACTTAATTTGAACTGAAATATTTAAATCATATAACGATAATATGTAATTTGgtcattaatataaatttatatttattatattaatttatactaaaatacTCTGTGTATTGCACGAGATTCTATACTagtaaacaaataataaaagtcaaattaacTAAGTTTTTAAAGAAAGGAATTCACCCTTGCTTAGTTACccatttgaaatgaatttttaatttcttcaacaATCTCTTTTTTTAGCCATAGACAACGAATTAAATCAAAGAATCGATGCTAAATTGTTCAAATGAGAAATTGCGAGGATGAGTGGAGAAAATCGAGACTTTGAATGATGAAAATaaagatttttaattaaaccAAACCATGCTAAAGACAACTTAAAACAACATAAATAAGTGCAATTCAAGTTTGAGCAATAGATTAGTGAAATAAATGAAGATTTAGGAGCTTACTAGTAGATTAGATGAATTAATGTTGCTTTGAAGTGATGACTTAGTTGATGCAGTGAAGAATGCCTTCCATGAACAGTGACAGAGAGAATAAGAGTGGagggaaataaaaaaaaggaaagttgTTACTTTAGTGAGCTTAAAGTGTGTCACGTGCCTCTCACATGCAAAGTCAGTGAAACAAATGAAGATATAGGAGCTTACTAGTAGATTAGATGaattattattgcattaaagTGATTATTAAGTTGTAATAGTGATGGATGCCTTCCATGAACAGTGAGAAAGAGAGTGAGAGTAGAAGGAAATAATAAAAGGaaagttgtttttttagtgAGCTTAAACTATGTCACGTGCGCCTCACATGGAAATTCAACGTCCCAATTAAAGAGGGATACtcttttgaaaacaaaaattatcaTT
The sequence above is drawn from the Amaranthus tricolor cultivar Red isolate AtriRed21 chromosome 5, ASM2621246v1, whole genome shotgun sequence genome and encodes:
- the LOC130813403 gene encoding uncharacterized protein LOC130813403 codes for the protein MPDYISNLYTYMTDLNLTNHQLKGYSLSDIEDILKKMGSSLMNICPEMCQSDNCVKDGQNKLILEELYYNKDSLKAKLHELLPMMIEEQTLIFDEITKSIESGKGGAFFLYGQSGTRKAFMWRILCACLRSKGEIVLPVASSGIAYLLLPKGRSAHLRFEIPNS